One Triticum urartu cultivar G1812 unplaced genomic scaffold, Tu2.1 TuUngrouped_contig_4838, whole genome shotgun sequence genomic region harbors:
- the LOC125528391 gene encoding UV-B-induced protein At3g17800, chloroplastic-like: MCTVRHVERLRVHFTPTLHTALSSKNRLTVATCSRPQHGRAPPGSASPCWQQGNILNRKSKCTTRKLLTTVTGAKGDESEFDSVNAPLEPQTWEGSFLCGLLKNQPQIFLVAAAKQLQRLSIQRKDTLTRWEYSIGSSEDCLHRRIAEMKDQECRTAIEDVMYMLIVHKYSKIEVPMVPNLSKIISNRRLHIWPPREADLESIHGPEVLGQIKEHLTSIIRWVHRNGPKINRSTLRVKRLQLARIYSASIMYGYFLKSVAVRHRLDLTFARSEEFLQPIQLLNAQLATTRKKEQQEAFGGSVGTVPSSKPRSVVDPHDLKSYMMGFDPKTLELCAKLRTNEACNLIEKHSWALFGEKMGSTETDEAVILDPASLKRLLLEAIAFGSFLWDTEDYVDEIYKLQDS, from the exons ATGTGCACCGTCCGACACGTTGAACGGCTGCGAGTGCACTTTACCCCTACACTGCACACGGCGTTATCCTCAAAGAATCGGCTCACCGTCGCCACCTGCTCCCGTCCACAGCATGGCCGCGCTCCGCCCGGCTCCGCGTCCCCGTGCTGGCAGCAG GGAAATATCTTGAATCGGAAATCCAAATGCACTACCAGAAAGCTACTGACTACTGTTACTGGCGCAAAGGGTGATGAATCTGAATTTGATAGTGTCAATGCACCACTTGAGCCCCAAACATGGGAAGGGAGCTTCTTGTGTGGCTTATTGAAGAACCAGCCTCAAATTTTTCTAGTAGCTGCAGCAAAGCAACTTCAGCGACTGTCTATTCAAAGGAAAGACACGCTGACCCGCTGGGAATATAGTATCGGTTCTTCCGAGGACTGTCTTCACAG GAGAATTGCTGAAATGAAGGACCAGGAGTGCAGGACTGCTATTGAGGACGTCATGTACATGTTGATTGTTCATAAATATTCCAAGATTGAGGTTCCGATGGTTCCGAATCTATCAAAAATCATCAGTAATAGAAGATTACATATATGGCCACCAAGGGAGGCAGATCTTGAATCCATTCATGGACCTGAGGTGCTAGGTCAAATTAAGGAGCACTTGACTAGCATTATCAGATGGGTGCACAGGAATGGCCCCAAGATCAATCGCTCAACACTTCGTGTCAAAAGGCTGCAATTAGCTCGGATCTATTCTGCTTCAATAATGTATGGGTACTTCCTCAAATCTGTCGCTGTAAGGCATCGCCTGGACCTGACTTTTGCTCGGTCAGAAGAATTTTTACAGCCAATTCAGCTTCTCAATGCTCAACTTGCAACTACCCGTAAAAAGGAACAGCAAGAGGCCTTTGGCGGTTCTGTGGGAACGGTGCCTTCCTCAAAACCACGGTCTGTCGTTGATCCTCATGACCTGAAGAGTTACATGATGGGCTTCGATCCAAAGACCTTGGAGTTATGCGCGAAGCTGCGCACAAACGAGGCTTGTAATCTCATCGAGAAGCACAGCTGGGCACTCTTTGGAGAAAAGATGGGCTCCACGGAGACTGACGAGGCGGTGATACTTGATCCGGCATCCCTAAAAAGACTGCTGCTTGAAGCCATTGCATTTGGTTCCTTCCTTTGGGATACCGAAGACTATGTTGATGAGATATACAAGTTGCAGGACAGCTGA